One Eriocheir sinensis breed Jianghai 21 chromosome 61, ASM2467909v1, whole genome shotgun sequence genomic window, aagCGGCGGCGCCTGGGCCTGTCGCTGGGCAAGGCGCGCCATCCCGGCAAGAAGCGCGGCTCCCGCAGCGAGTCGCCCGCCGCCTCGCCCTCACCGGACGTGCCGGACGTGCCGGACGGCTCCGTGGCCAGCCGCGCGCCCTTCGACTTCCTGCTGCCCGACGACGGCGCGCTGGTCACCTCGCCCACCTATGACGTCCTGACGCCCTCGGAGCTGTACGCGCGGCGGAGCACCCGCGGCACCCGCGGACCGCCACCCCGTCccgcccacgcctccacgcccaacGGCGAAGCCCCGCCCCCGGCAACAGACACGCCCGACGCCCGCACCCAGCAGCCCCCCACGCCCTCACTGTCCGGCTCGGAGGAGTCGTCGACCCCAGGCCCTCAGACGCCCGCCACCGCTCAGCAGGAGCAGCATAAAGGTCGGTGGGAGGGTCGGCatggggggcaggaggagagccAGGAGGGGGCGCCGCAGGGGCAGCAGGCAGGGGGTCACTACGCGGTGCCTGGCCCCCCGGTGTTTATATACGAGCAGCCCCCGCCGCCTCGCCCCGTTGCGTCATTCCCTGGGGCCGACGCCATCACCGACGCCCCCGATGCCAAAGTCACCGACGTGCCGCAAActgttcccccctccccttctgccGCCACGTCCCCCGCCAAGGCCATCGACGCCCCCGCTGCCGCGAGCACCACTTACCCAGGTCCAGCAACTGACCCCCAAAATGCAGGCCCCGCCGCCTCCACCAGCACTGCCACGGCCACAGCCATCCCCACAACCACGGCCACGTCCACAGTCATAGCCAAGGACACCGCCACAGCCACCTCCACAGCCACCCCTACAGCCACCCCCACAGCCACAGCCATCTCTACGGCCACAACCACAGCCACccccgccgccacagctgaggGCACCGCCGCAGCCACCGCCACAGTTGGAGATACAGACATAGCCACCCCCAcagccaccacctcagccactcGCACAGCCACCGCCGCAGCCACCCCCACAGCCACCCGCACAGCCACCGCCCCCCAGAACGCCGGCTCCTTCGCCGCAACACCCCCGCCGCAGGAGCGTGGGCAAGACGGGTCCCCCGCCTCCTGGAGCCCCGACAGTGGCGGCGGGCAGGGCAGGAGCCTCGAGGGGGCTCGGCGCACCTACAGCCAGCCGGTGGGCGGCGCGCAGCACCACATTGTGCGCCGCAGCCACAGCGAGCCGCGGCGCGTCAGCCCCCAGTATGACGCGCCGCGGCCCAGCCCCTACCACCCCCTGGCGCTGGCGCTGACGGCCGAGGACACGCGGGTCATGCAGGACAACCTGGACGACCACCTGGCCAAGCACGGCCTCAAGGTGCTGGCCGAGGCGGGCCACCACCCCGCCacgccgccccgcccgccccgccacaGCCCCTTGGCCAAGGTCCACAGCGCGCCGCCCCCGGCCACCACGCCGCCCCACCAGAGGGCCGCCCCCCGCCCTGAGCACTCGCCGCTCACCCGCTCAGCCTCGGCGCCGCCTCGGCGAGGGGGCCCAAAACCGCCGCCGCCCCAGCGGTCACCCAGCACGCGCCTCACCACCGTGCCGTCGCCAGCCCCCGCCGCGCCTGCCCCCGGCCAGGCCCCGCCCCCCGGCCCCGGCCAGCCCCGCCTGATGCACCgcactcactccctcacctccGTGGTCATGCTGGAAGACCCCAAGGCACACACCGTCGCGCCCTGGACCTCCACCGTCACAAGCAGCCAGACCCTGGCGCCCCTCTACCCGCCCCGGCCCCGCCCCGACCTCCGGGGCCCCCATCACACCTTCAGGCCTCgccgcgcgccccgccccgacccCACCCCGGCCCGCCGCTGGTCCTCCCACCAGGAGGACGAGCTCGCGTCCCCGTCCATGACGCCGTCGCCCGTGGGGGGCACGCCGCGGTACACGCGGGGCCGCGACATGCGCTACTACTCGCCTCAGCCCCACCCCTACCCGCCCCGCCAGGCCCAGCGGGATGCCGCGCGCACCGCCGTGGCCAGCTGGGCGGCGCAGCGCATGGCGCAGCGGCACACCGGCACCTGGCCGCTGTGGGGGCG contains:
- the LOC126986341 gene encoding uncharacterized protein LOC126986341; this encodes MMDMEKNYLSFWKRLSRRSASSPVLARAAHSSSSRASRIPQDTVSRHVLSSEDLSAAPPQRRLAARGEECRSAEDLLEASPLRSRRAASASQLTRPFSAAAAASKSTSALEVKAAAEPAAKKGKEEKRRRLGLSLGKARHPGKKRGSRSESPAASPSPDVPDVPDGSVASRAPFDFLLPDDGALVTSPTYDVLTPSELYARRSTRGTRGPPPRPAHASTPNGEAPPPATDTPDARTQQPPTPSLSGSEESSTPGPQTPATAQQEQHKGRWEGRHGGQEESQEGAPQGQQAGGHYAVPGPPVFIYEQPPPPRPVASFPGADAITDAPDAKVTDVPQTVPPSPSAATSPAKAIDAPAAASTTYPGPATDPQNAGPAASTSTATATAIPTTTATSTVIAKDTATATSTATPTATPTATAISTATTTATPAATAEGTAAATATVGDTDIATPTATTSATRTATAAATPTATRTATAPQNAGSFAATPPPQERGQDGSPASWSPDSGGGQGRSLEGARRTYSQPVGGAQHHIVRRSHSEPRRVSPQYDAPRPSPYHPLALALTAEDTRVMQDNLDDHLAKHGLKVLAEAGHHPATPPRPPRHSPLAKVHSAPPPATTPPHQRAAPRPEHSPLTRSASAPPRRGGPKPPPPQRSPSTRLTTVPSPAPAAPAPGQAPPPGPGQPRLMHRTHSLTSVVMLEDPKAHTVAPWTSTVTSSQTLAPLYPPRPRPDLRGPHHTFRPRRAPRPDPTPARRWSSHQEDELASPSMTPSPVGGTPRYTRGRDMRYYSPQPHPYPPRQAQRDAARTAVASWAAQRMAQRHTGTWPLWGRHPPILEEAEEGTMILPARAHTLPLTQTKSSSDSDHSVAGLRTASLDRMGGRRSHAHPPAPHHAHGPHYSLPRRPQHTQRLSQPQSKVGDAWGMWGRKGKGMEGEGKI